From Pseudomonadota bacterium, one genomic window encodes:
- a CDS encoding LytTR family DNA-binding domain-containing protein — MPLSTLMQAAYRRRREAGLWIAYLALSNAVGATSVLIEFHRIGRQVGVWEPFVWEFSSGISTLVLLPLVLLLERRYPFTAERWRRHLGVHLLATVPFSLLHVGLMVGLRKLAYAFAGSFYDFGGGQLALELVYEWRKDLMTYGAILFIVNAYRVFRERAEGEANYVSPKESGAAVEEAVFRVTRRGRDTQLAHGAVHWIEAAGNYVILHTGEGNFMMRSTLKALEARLEGAAFLRVHRSAIVNLDQVAHWRSDAGGGGVLELRSGERIAVSRRLSAQLREALPAMSGSA, encoded by the coding sequence GTGCCGCTCAGCACCCTGATGCAAGCCGCCTATCGGCGCCGGCGCGAAGCCGGCCTCTGGATCGCTTACCTCGCGCTCTCGAACGCGGTCGGCGCCACCTCCGTGCTCATCGAGTTCCATCGCATCGGCCGCCAGGTAGGCGTGTGGGAGCCCTTCGTGTGGGAGTTCTCGAGTGGCATCAGCACTTTGGTGTTGCTGCCCCTGGTGCTCCTGCTGGAGCGGCGCTATCCCTTCACGGCGGAGCGCTGGCGGCGGCATCTGGGCGTACATCTGCTGGCGACCGTGCCGTTCTCCCTGCTGCATGTGGGGCTGATGGTGGGCCTGCGTAAGCTGGCTTACGCGTTCGCGGGCAGCTTCTACGATTTCGGTGGCGGCCAGCTGGCGCTGGAGTTGGTGTACGAATGGCGTAAGGACCTCATGACCTACGGCGCCATCCTCTTCATCGTCAACGCTTACCGGGTGTTCCGCGAGCGCGCGGAGGGCGAGGCGAACTACGTGTCCCCGAAGGAGTCGGGGGCGGCGGTGGAGGAGGCGGTCTTCCGCGTCACCCGTCGCGGACGGGATACGCAGCTCGCCCACGGCGCCGTGCATTGGATCGAGGCCGCTGGCAATTACGTCATCCTGCACACGGGGGAGGGCAACTTCATGATGCGCTCCACCCTGAAGGCCCTCGAAGCGCGCCTCGAAGGGGCGGCCTTCCTGCGCGTGCATCGCTCCGCCATCGTCAACCTCGACCAGGTGGCGCATTGGCGCAGTGATGCGGGCGGTGGCGGCGTCCTCGAACTGCGCTCGGGGGAGCGCATCGCCGTGAGTCGGCGGTTGTCGGCGCAGCTGCGCGAAGCCCTGCCGGCGATGTCAGGTTCTGCTTGA
- a CDS encoding PQQ-binding-like beta-propeller repeat protein, producing the protein MDNRAWTTLPLLWLATSLTAAEGPPFAASPWPQYGGTAAGTRYADVSQITPANVTHLAEAWRFRTGDATGEGVDPASHFKATPVLVDGKLVISTGFNRVVALDPASGEALWQYDPEVNFEVRFSEMYTSRGVSAWQAPATPVTDAASHCSTRIFLGTLDARLIALDGDTGTPCQDFGAKGEVDLSRGVANYRRGEYSVTTPPTVVGDVVVVGSSVGDNGGVRLDRGTVRAFDVRSGRQRWAFDPLPRSEDAPGAQSWVAGTAGDTGAANVWSAMAADPDRDLVFLPTTSPSPDFYGGARLGDGKYANSLVALRASTGELVWARQLVHHDLWDYDLASQPMLIDVTHEGEAVAAVVLATKMGFVFVFDRETGEALHEIQERPVPASSAPGEEAAKTQPFPALRLHPTTPDEFVRWASDDGHRERCDRQLDGVDYRGIFTPPSVDRGALLYPGNFGGANWGSMAYAPSDGLAFVAINRIPTVVRLIPRAQFRAAARKGEMGGVPAQFTAQAGTPYGMARYDVYDRQTGLPCQRGPWSTLVALDPSTGEVRWETPVSRAPGVDPAAAVAKWGYLAAGGPVAVGGGLVFLATPHNYGLAAFEAATGQEVWSTTLPAQPYATPMSYAFGGRQYVVIAAGGTRVDGEGRGDYLLAFALPRVHREATAR; encoded by the coding sequence ATGGACAATCGCGCTTGGACGACCTTGCCGCTGCTGTGGCTGGCGACCTCGCTGACTGCGGCCGAGGGCCCTCCCTTCGCAGCCTCTCCCTGGCCGCAATACGGAGGCACCGCCGCGGGCACGCGCTACGCGGATGTCTCCCAGATCACGCCCGCCAACGTCACTCACCTGGCCGAGGCCTGGCGCTTTCGCACGGGGGATGCCACGGGTGAGGGCGTCGACCCGGCCTCCCACTTCAAGGCCACCCCCGTGTTGGTGGACGGCAAGCTCGTGATCAGCACGGGCTTCAACCGCGTCGTCGCTCTCGATCCGGCGAGCGGCGAGGCGCTGTGGCAGTACGACCCGGAAGTGAACTTCGAGGTGCGCTTCTCGGAGATGTACACCTCGCGAGGCGTGAGTGCCTGGCAGGCGCCGGCGACGCCCGTCACGGACGCGGCGAGCCACTGCAGCACGCGCATCTTCCTCGGCACCCTCGACGCGCGCTTGATCGCCCTCGACGGCGACACCGGCACACCGTGCCAGGACTTCGGCGCCAAGGGCGAGGTCGACCTGTCGCGAGGTGTCGCCAACTACCGTCGCGGCGAGTACTCGGTGACGACGCCGCCCACGGTGGTGGGCGACGTGGTGGTGGTCGGGTCCTCCGTGGGCGACAACGGCGGGGTGCGTCTGGATCGCGGCACCGTGCGCGCCTTCGACGTGCGCAGCGGTCGCCAACGCTGGGCCTTCGATCCCCTGCCGCGTTCTGAGGACGCCCCGGGCGCGCAGAGCTGGGTGGCGGGGACTGCCGGCGATACGGGGGCGGCGAACGTGTGGTCCGCCATGGCTGCCGACCCTGATCGCGACCTCGTCTTCCTGCCCACCACCTCGCCCTCGCCGGACTTCTACGGCGGCGCCCGTCTGGGCGACGGCAAGTACGCCAACTCCCTCGTTGCTTTGCGCGCAAGCACCGGCGAGCTCGTGTGGGCGCGGCAGCTCGTGCACCACGACCTGTGGGACTACGACCTCGCGTCCCAGCCGATGCTCATCGACGTGACCCACGAGGGGGAGGCGGTCGCCGCCGTCGTCCTCGCCACCAAGATGGGCTTCGTTTTCGTCTTCGATCGCGAGACTGGGGAGGCGCTGCACGAGATCCAGGAGCGACCCGTGCCCGCGTCCAGCGCACCGGGCGAGGAGGCCGCCAAGACGCAGCCCTTCCCGGCGCTCCGCCTGCATCCCACAACGCCTGATGAATTCGTTCGCTGGGCATCGGATGACGGGCATCGCGAGCGCTGCGATCGTCAGCTCGATGGCGTCGACTACAGGGGCATCTTTACCCCGCCGAGCGTCGACCGGGGCGCGCTCCTCTACCCCGGCAACTTCGGCGGTGCCAATTGGGGGTCGATGGCCTACGCCCCGTCCGACGGCCTGGCCTTCGTCGCCATCAACCGCATCCCCACCGTGGTGCGGCTGATTCCCCGGGCGCAGTTCCGTGCGGCCGCGCGCAAGGGGGAGATGGGCGGCGTTCCCGCGCAGTTCACGGCCCAGGCCGGTACGCCCTACGGCATGGCGCGCTACGACGTCTACGATCGGCAGACGGGCCTGCCCTGCCAACGCGGGCCGTGGTCGACGTTGGTCGCGTTGGATCCGTCCACCGGCGAGGTGCGCTGGGAAACGCCCGTGAGTCGAGCGCCTGGCGTCGATCCAGCGGCAGCCGTCGCCAAGTGGGGTTACCTCGCCGCCGGCGGGCCGGTGGCCGTTGGCGGTGGGCTCGTGTTCCTGGCGACGCCTCACAACTACGGACTGGCCGCCTTCGAGGCGGCGACGGGGCAGGAGGTGTGGTCGACGACCCTGCCGGCGCAGCCCTACGCCACGCCCATGTCCTACGCCTTCGGGGGGCGTCAGTACGTGGTGATCGCCGCGGGCGGTACGCGGGTGGACGGGGAGGGCAGGGGCGACTACCTCCTGGCCTTCGCCCTGCCGCGAGTGCACCGGGAGGCGACGGCGCGCTGA
- a CDS encoding glutamate synthase-related protein produces the protein MTTPIIAAKTPASVTVEKGKDYYWCRCGFSKTQPFCDGSHAGTGIAPLKFTAEQDGSVALCQCKASANAPFCDGSHARLGDKRAGDPAPAPESDIPQAKVTPEEPTVARIHALARDGLSKLGHHGEMGAMGVPRRQLPEWDDIQVLPAQMARKPLLDEVAVDTSVTIGPRAAKPLQLDIPLFVSDMSYGALSEEAKIALARGAQLAGTGICSGEGGMLPEEQAENGRYFYELASAQFGWSLDRVDNVQAFHFKGGQGAKTGTGGHLPGDKVLGKIAEVRGLAPGQAAISPATFAELSTPADFKRLADQVRERTGGIPIGFKLSANHIEDDIDFALAASADYIILDGRGGGTGAAPLIFRDHISVPTIPALARARRHLDARAGSEVTLVITGGLRVAEDFAKAMALGADAVAVSNSAMQAVGCVAARMCNSNNCPVGIATQKPELRKRLDVQVGAERLARFFSASTALMQVLARACGHDKLSSFSARDITSWKREVAGLAGIRFAGVG, from the coding sequence ATGACTACGCCGATTATCGCCGCCAAGACGCCTGCGTCCGTTACCGTCGAGAAGGGGAAGGACTACTACTGGTGCCGCTGTGGCTTCTCCAAGACCCAACCCTTTTGCGACGGCTCTCATGCGGGGACGGGCATCGCGCCGCTGAAGTTCACGGCCGAGCAGGACGGATCGGTGGCGCTTTGCCAGTGTAAGGCGAGCGCGAATGCCCCGTTCTGCGATGGCTCCCATGCGCGCCTTGGCGACAAGCGTGCCGGCGATCCGGCTCCGGCGCCCGAGAGCGACATACCGCAAGCGAAGGTGACGCCGGAGGAGCCGACCGTTGCCCGCATCCACGCGTTGGCGCGCGATGGCCTCAGCAAGCTCGGTCATCACGGCGAGATGGGTGCCATGGGCGTACCGCGCCGGCAGCTGCCCGAATGGGATGACATTCAGGTGCTACCCGCGCAGATGGCGCGCAAGCCGCTTCTTGATGAGGTGGCGGTCGACACGTCGGTGACGATCGGGCCGCGCGCCGCGAAGCCCCTGCAGCTGGACATTCCCCTGTTCGTGTCCGACATGAGCTACGGCGCGCTCTCGGAGGAGGCGAAGATCGCCCTCGCCCGTGGCGCGCAGCTGGCCGGTACCGGGATCTGCTCCGGTGAAGGGGGCATGCTGCCCGAGGAGCAGGCGGAGAACGGACGCTACTTCTACGAGCTCGCCTCCGCCCAGTTCGGCTGGTCACTCGATCGCGTGGACAACGTGCAGGCCTTTCATTTCAAGGGCGGGCAGGGGGCGAAGACCGGGACCGGTGGCCACCTGCCAGGCGATAAGGTGCTGGGCAAGATCGCCGAGGTGCGCGGCCTCGCGCCGGGGCAGGCAGCGATCTCGCCGGCCACCTTCGCCGAGTTGAGCACGCCGGCCGACTTCAAGCGCCTGGCCGATCAAGTGCGCGAGCGCACCGGCGGCATTCCCATCGGCTTCAAGCTCTCGGCCAACCACATCGAGGACGATATCGACTTCGCCCTGGCGGCGAGCGCCGACTACATCATCCTGGATGGCCGCGGTGGCGGCACGGGCGCGGCCCCCCTAATCTTCCGCGACCACATCTCCGTGCCCACGATTCCCGCCCTGGCACGGGCGCGTCGTCATCTGGACGCGCGGGCCGGGTCTGAGGTCACGCTGGTGATCACCGGTGGGCTGCGAGTGGCTGAGGACTTTGCCAAGGCGATGGCCCTGGGCGCGGATGCGGTGGCGGTCAGTAACTCCGCCATGCAGGCGGTGGGGTGTGTCGCGGCGCGCATGTGCAACTCCAACAACTGTCCGGTGGGCATCGCCACTCAGAAGCCTGAGCTGCGCAAGCGCCTCGACGTGCAGGTGGGGGCGGAACGTCTGGCCCGGTTCTTCAGTGCCAGCACCGCGCTCATGCAGGTGCTTGCCCGTGCCTGTGGCCACGACAAGCTCTCCAGCTTCAGCGCCCGGGATATCACCAGCTGGAAGCGGGAGGTGGCAGGTCTCGCCGGTATTCGCTTTGCGGGGGTCGGGTGA
- a CDS encoding D-amino acid dehydrogenase produces the protein MSTLIIGAGLVGMTTAQALHAEGEEVLVVERCPAPGSETSRANGSLLHPSLVEPWNSPGILKVLFRNLGREDAAVLLRLKALPALIGWGIGFLRNSTPERHLANALRNVRLAQHSIDCMRVVREQTGVEYAYYQRGSLALYREQPTFDAALRWYEELGRHGLGTDVLDPQQAVAMDPALAPVADRLVGATFAPGDESGDPFAFCAGLHAHLAEHGVRFRFEETVTDFLREGGRVRGVRLADGEELRADRVVLAAGSYSTPLAAMLGMKLPVRPVKGYSLTLPRGDSGMAPNVPASDSFLHLAVVPVGEDRIRVAGTAEFTGFDRRITPTRVTNLQRLLGQLYPEYVAALNGADPNGWTGLRPMCPDGVPLIGASAVEGLYLNTGHGHTGWTLAAGSARLLADVMLGRPPVVSASDYTPSRLG, from the coding sequence ATGAGCACACTGATCATCGGCGCGGGCCTGGTCGGCATGACCACGGCCCAAGCCCTGCACGCCGAGGGCGAAGAGGTGCTCGTGGTCGAACGCTGTCCAGCGCCCGGCAGCGAGACCAGTCGCGCCAACGGATCCTTGCTCCACCCGTCTCTGGTGGAGCCGTGGAACTCGCCCGGCATCTTGAAGGTGCTGTTCCGCAACCTCGGCCGCGAAGACGCGGCGGTGCTCCTGCGTCTGAAGGCGCTGCCCGCCCTGATCGGTTGGGGCATCGGCTTCCTGCGCAACTCCACGCCTGAGCGACACCTCGCCAACGCCCTGCGCAACGTGCGCCTGGCCCAGCACAGCATCGACTGCATGCGCGTGGTGCGCGAGCAGACGGGGGTGGAGTACGCCTACTACCAGCGTGGCTCCCTGGCCCTCTACCGAGAGCAGCCCACCTTCGACGCAGCCTTGCGCTGGTACGAAGAGCTGGGCCGCCACGGCCTCGGCACGGACGTGCTCGACCCGCAGCAGGCGGTGGCGATGGATCCGGCGCTCGCGCCCGTCGCAGATCGCCTGGTGGGCGCGACCTTCGCGCCCGGCGATGAGAGCGGCGACCCCTTCGCCTTCTGCGCGGGCCTGCACGCCCACCTCGCCGAACACGGCGTGCGCTTTCGCTTCGAGGAGACGGTCACCGACTTCCTCCGCGAGGGCGGGCGAGTGCGCGGCGTGCGCCTCGCCGATGGGGAGGAGTTGCGTGCGGACCGGGTGGTGCTGGCGGCGGGCAGCTACTCCACACCTCTAGCGGCGATGTTAGGTATGAAGTTGCCCGTGCGCCCCGTGAAGGGGTACTCGCTCACCTTGCCGAGGGGCGATTCCGGCATGGCGCCTAACGTGCCGGCCTCGGACTCGTTCCTGCACCTGGCCGTGGTGCCCGTGGGGGAGGATCGCATTCGCGTGGCGGGCACGGCGGAGTTCACCGGCTTCGATCGGCGCATCACCCCCACCCGCGTGACCAACCTGCAGCGCCTGCTCGGCCAGCTCTACCCCGAGTACGTCGCGGCCTTGAACGGCGCAGATCCGAACGGCTGGACGGGCCTGCGCCCGATGTGTCCCGACGGCGTACCACTGATCGGCGCCAGCGCCGTCGAGGGTCTCTACCTAAACACGGGCCACGGCCACACGGGATGGACCTTGGCGGCGGGGTCGGCGCGCCTGTTGGCGGATGTGATGCTGGGGCGGCCCCCGGTCGTGTCTGCCAGCGATTACACCCCCAGCCGGTTGGGCTGA
- a CDS encoding Mur ligase family protein, giving the protein MELLDARRLTGKNLVWAHPGATANLCLDEGEDAEAIAGAWRAIAREVLNAVGWTAERATTYQVMGGLCLAVSAPIDALYAAVDLIEHSVALLLERYAGTTLEEATEDAVARLRQVIEEERNPALLTLRDAAGARGVAFFSDDDEVSAGIGRGSHTWPVTDLPTEVPENTFDIPVGLVTGTNGKTTTVRLLTQMIRAAGLKAGLSSTDWIGVDDQIIDRGDYAGPGGARAIARQREVDIAVLETARGGLLRRGLGVQRADAALITNIGEDHLGDFGSRSVDELLAVKWVVTHALDAAGHAVLNADDARLVARAASHPPASPITWFTLFGDTPFIHMHLAAGGSAAYARNGKTLCFAEGEAESEIIDVDDVPITLGGAARHNVANALAAIAMGKALGLDTLAVESGLRHFTADHNPGRCNLFTVDDGVEVLLDFAHNVDAMQAIFDIAQARTAKRRALCFCQAGDRPDQDIRALAHAAWRIGLERVVVSELPDYRRGRAPGEVNQIISQALLDVGASTEQLAYHQTEVASLRDALAWAQPGDLVIMLGLGEQTALLEELRSRAAPGP; this is encoded by the coding sequence ATGGAACTGCTCGACGCGCGACGGCTCACCGGCAAGAACCTGGTCTGGGCGCACCCGGGTGCCACGGCCAACCTCTGCCTCGACGAGGGCGAAGACGCCGAGGCGATCGCCGGGGCTTGGCGGGCCATCGCCCGCGAAGTCCTCAACGCCGTGGGGTGGACCGCGGAGCGGGCGACCACCTACCAGGTGATGGGTGGGCTGTGCCTGGCCGTGTCGGCGCCGATCGATGCGCTCTACGCCGCCGTGGACCTGATCGAGCACTCGGTGGCGCTGCTGCTGGAGCGCTACGCGGGCACGACCCTGGAGGAGGCGACTGAGGATGCCGTCGCGCGCCTGCGGCAGGTCATCGAGGAAGAGCGCAATCCGGCCCTGCTCACCCTGCGCGACGCGGCCGGCGCGCGCGGCGTCGCGTTCTTCAGCGACGACGACGAAGTCTCCGCGGGGATCGGTCGGGGCTCCCACACCTGGCCGGTGACCGACCTGCCTACGGAGGTTCCGGAGAACACCTTCGACATCCCCGTCGGGCTGGTCACCGGCACCAACGGCAAGACCACCACGGTGCGCTTGCTCACGCAGATGATCCGCGCGGCGGGCCTGAAGGCGGGGCTCAGCTCGACCGATTGGATCGGCGTCGACGACCAGATCATCGATCGCGGCGACTACGCGGGTCCCGGTGGCGCCCGCGCGATCGCCCGCCAACGCGAGGTCGACATCGCGGTGCTGGAGACCGCGCGCGGCGGCTTGCTACGCCGTGGCTTAGGCGTGCAGCGCGCTGATGCGGCGCTGATCACCAATATCGGCGAGGACCACCTCGGCGACTTCGGCTCGCGCAGCGTCGATGAATTGCTGGCGGTGAAGTGGGTGGTTACTCACGCCCTCGACGCCGCGGGTCATGCGGTGTTGAACGCTGATGACGCCCGCCTGGTGGCGCGTGCCGCTTCTCACCCACCCGCCTCGCCGATCACGTGGTTCACGCTCTTCGGCGACACGCCATTCATCCACATGCACCTGGCCGCCGGCGGTAGCGCAGCCTACGCGCGCAACGGCAAGACCTTGTGCTTCGCGGAAGGGGAGGCGGAGAGCGAGATCATCGACGTCGACGATGTGCCGATCACCCTCGGCGGCGCCGCCAGGCACAACGTGGCCAACGCCCTGGCCGCCATCGCCATGGGCAAGGCGCTGGGACTGGACACGTTAGCCGTGGAGTCCGGGCTGCGACACTTCACCGCCGATCACAACCCCGGACGCTGCAATCTCTTCACGGTGGACGACGGCGTGGAAGTGCTCCTCGACTTCGCCCACAACGTCGATGCGATGCAGGCGATCTTCGACATCGCCCAGGCACGCACGGCGAAGCGCCGCGCCCTCTGCTTCTGCCAGGCGGGGGATCGCCCCGATCAGGATATCCGCGCCCTGGCCCACGCCGCGTGGCGCATCGGCCTCGAACGGGTGGTGGTGTCCGAGCTGCCCGACTACCGTCGCGGGCGAGCGCCGGGCGAGGTGAATCAGATCATTAGCCAAGCGCTCCTCGACGTCGGCGCCAGCACTGAGCAACTCGCCTACCACCAGACCGAGGTGGCATCCCTGCGCGATGCCCTCGCCTGGGCCCAGCCCGGTGATCTGGTGATCATGCTCGGGCTGGGCGAACAGACTGCCCTGCTGGAGGAGTTGCGCAGCCGCGCCGCACCCGGTCCTTAA
- a CDS encoding type II toxin-antitoxin system RelE/ParE family toxin: protein MRFEFHPDADAELRAAAAEYETEQAGLGKQFREEFERVLGLALDNPELGTPSAFRVRRLALRRFPYLLVYEATEGGLRIVAVAHGKRKPGYWSSRT from the coding sequence ATCCGCTTCGAGTTTCACCCGGACGCCGACGCAGAGCTTCGAGCGGCGGCGGCGGAGTATGAAACCGAGCAAGCAGGCCTTGGCAAGCAGTTCCGGGAAGAGTTCGAGAGGGTGCTCGGGCTTGCCCTAGACAACCCAGAGCTTGGTACCCCTAGCGCTTTTCGAGTGCGCCGCCTCGCTCTGCGACGCTTCCCCTACCTGTTGGTGTACGAAGCGACCGAAGGGGGTCTGCGAATCGTGGCTGTGGCCCACGGCAAGCGAAAACCCGGGTACTGGTCAAGCAGAACCTGA
- a CDS encoding addiction module protein, protein MGLSLSELRQEIQALKPEEREELLRGLIEDLEGRPDADVAEAWETEIKQRIADIDAGRVEMVPGEVALKRLRSEVG, encoded by the coding sequence ATGGGACTATCTTTGAGCGAGCTTCGGCAAGAAATTCAAGCTCTTAAGCCTGAGGAGCGCGAGGAGCTTCTGCGCGGACTCATCGAAGATCTCGAGGGCCGTCCAGACGCGGATGTCGCCGAGGCCTGGGAGACCGAGATCAAGCAGCGAATCGCCGACATCGACGCAGGCCGCGTGGAGATGGTACCCGGCGAGGTGGCTCTTAAACGGCTTCGCTCGGAGGTGGGCTGA
- a CDS encoding glutathione S-transferase family protein, translating to MGLLQDGRWVDKWYDTASSGGRFVRKASAFRHWVTADGAPGPTGEGGFKAEAGRYHLYVSLACPWAHRALIFRALKGLEDMISVSVVHWFMGQDGWTLAPGDGATADHIHGAEFMHQVYTAADPHYSGRVTVPVLWDKAQGTIVSNESAEIIRMFNEAFDALGATPGDYYPKAHRAEIDTLNERIYDTVNNGVYKAGFATTQQAYEEALGPLFESLDWLDARLASQRYLVGAQVTEADWRLFTTLLRFDPVYVGHFKCNLRRIADYPNLSAYVRDLYQHPGVAQTVDIPYIKKHYYASHETINPTRVVPVGPVLDLEAPHGREHLSQELTER from the coding sequence ATGGGATTGCTGCAGGACGGCCGCTGGGTCGACAAATGGTATGACACGGCCTCGAGCGGTGGCCGCTTCGTGCGCAAGGCCTCCGCCTTTCGGCACTGGGTGACCGCCGATGGCGCCCCCGGACCCACCGGCGAGGGTGGTTTCAAGGCCGAGGCAGGGCGCTACCACCTCTACGTCTCCCTGGCCTGCCCGTGGGCCCATCGGGCGTTGATCTTTCGCGCCCTGAAGGGGCTCGAGGACATGATCAGCGTGTCGGTGGTGCATTGGTTCATGGGCCAGGACGGCTGGACCCTTGCCCCGGGTGATGGGGCCACGGCGGATCACATCCACGGCGCTGAATTCATGCACCAGGTCTACACCGCGGCAGATCCCCACTACTCGGGGCGCGTCACCGTGCCGGTGCTCTGGGATAAGGCCCAGGGCACGATCGTCTCCAACGAATCGGCGGAGATCATCCGCATGTTCAACGAGGCCTTCGACGCACTGGGTGCGACCCCGGGCGACTACTACCCCAAGGCCCACCGAGCCGAGATCGACACCCTCAACGAACGCATCTACGACACGGTCAACAACGGCGTTTACAAGGCAGGCTTCGCCACGACGCAACAAGCCTACGAGGAGGCGCTAGGGCCGCTGTTCGAGTCCCTCGATTGGCTCGACGCCCGCCTCGCGTCGCAACGCTATCTGGTCGGCGCTCAGGTGACTGAAGCGGACTGGCGCCTGTTCACCACCTTGCTTCGCTTCGACCCCGTGTACGTCGGTCACTTCAAGTGCAACCTGCGGCGCATCGCCGACTACCCAAATCTGTCGGCCTACGTGCGAGACCTCTACCAGCACCCGGGCGTGGCGCAGACGGTGGATATCCCCTACATCAAGAAGCACTACTACGCCAGCCACGAGACCATCAATCCTACTCGCGTGGTGCCCGTAGGCCCCGTGTTGGATCTGGAGGCTCCCCACGGTCGTGAGCACCTATCGCAGGAGTTGACCGAACGATGA
- a CDS encoding LysR family transcriptional regulator, producing MGQLEDLRLFVSVVENGSISRAAEDLYVAKSAVSRRLGQLEERYGARLIERQPRLWKVTAAGEELYQRATNLVTDADDLDADFKHAGYMLRGPLSITVAREFGLSYLRPTLFAFAKEHPEIDLTLDFDDRTVDLDSENYDLAVRITASHLSGLKRRRLGVMRHGLFASRSYAERVALPEDPKALSEHPLLHYGSAKRARWEYLLEGKKRSITFRPALNSNNGTFLVDAALEDLGIIHLPYFIVSDALRDGTLVPVLPALTFEEFGIYVVHSEKRRLNKRMRTLMDYLEARCASLADQYT from the coding sequence ATGGGTCAACTGGAAGATCTTCGCCTTTTCGTGTCCGTCGTCGAGAACGGCAGCATCTCGCGCGCCGCTGAGGATCTCTACGTGGCCAAGTCCGCGGTCAGTCGCCGACTCGGCCAGTTGGAGGAGCGCTACGGCGCGCGCTTGATCGAGCGTCAACCACGCCTTTGGAAGGTCACCGCTGCCGGCGAGGAGCTTTACCAGCGCGCGACGAACCTGGTCACCGACGCCGACGATCTGGATGCCGACTTCAAGCATGCCGGCTACATGCTGCGGGGGCCGCTCTCCATCACGGTAGCCCGCGAGTTTGGTCTCTCCTACTTGAGGCCCACGCTCTTCGCCTTCGCCAAGGAGCACCCGGAGATCGATCTAACCCTCGACTTCGATGATCGAACGGTGGACCTCGACAGCGAGAACTACGACCTCGCCGTGCGCATCACCGCGAGCCATCTGAGCGGATTGAAGCGACGCCGCCTGGGCGTAATGCGCCATGGGTTGTTCGCTAGCCGCTCCTACGCCGAACGAGTCGCGCTGCCGGAGGACCCGAAGGCGCTGAGCGAGCACCCGCTCCTGCACTACGGCTCAGCCAAGCGCGCCCGCTGGGAGTATCTCCTCGAGGGCAAGAAACGCTCGATCACCTTTCGGCCGGCGCTCAACTCGAACAACGGGACCTTCCTCGTCGACGCCGCCCTGGAGGACCTCGGCATCATCCACCTGCCCTACTTCATCGTGTCCGATGCGTTGCGCGACGGTACGTTGGTGCCCGTGCTGCCGGCGCTCACCTTCGAGGAGTTCGGCATCTACGTCGTGCACAGCGAGAAGCGACGCCTCAACAAGCGCATGCGCACGCTCATGGATTACCTGGAAGCGAGATGCGCCTCGCTAGCCGATCAGTACACCTGA